In Methylomonas sp. ZR1, one DNA window encodes the following:
- a CDS encoding ShlB/FhaC/HecB family hemolysin secretion/activation protein, translating into MQPTFRNRKLIHIRLSAAALVFLIGCPAPGQAAEVVPEAGSILRNIKPEPILPGDSNVPFEITEQPAPAGEGDIRIQVKGWKISGAELIGEAELQAFLKDHIGKDLSLAELRKITRDIAEYYQQRGFFARAVLPAQQIRDGIVEILIREAKLGKVEVDDPAAVYRNDIPRQTMLAAQPAGEALRLADMQRGILLLNDLTGGTVSSTLKAGARAGESDLLLKIDPSNLISGSLDYSNTGVRSVGMNQFGGSLNLNNPLRLGDLASLRVQGGSGNVYGRIAYSLPVGYSGLRIGLAASALDYTLGEPFQSLDAQGSAWTGGTFATYPLLRGVSTNLYVASGFDDRHYYNTSLGSVVSDKEVQSGYIGLSGDHQDDLLGGAVTLFGATMVAGNLDLSGSLADQTQNRATARAGGAYQKFSLNASRLQSLTDKLRFYAGVSGQLATKNLDSSEKFSLGGPFGIRAYPVNEALGDEGYLMNFELRYEVYEHVELVGFIDHGGITLHNDLWPNATEGGPNHYTLSGGGFGINWVVPGNFVIRGSVAQRIGANPARSADGNDSDGTYKTPHFWVSLSKAF; encoded by the coding sequence ATGCAACCGACCTTTCGAAATCGCAAACTCATCCATATTCGGCTTAGCGCCGCTGCCTTAGTTTTCCTAATCGGTTGTCCGGCTCCCGGTCAAGCGGCTGAAGTGGTTCCCGAGGCGGGGTCGATTCTACGAAATATCAAACCCGAACCGATTTTGCCGGGTGATTCGAACGTCCCGTTCGAAATCACGGAGCAACCGGCGCCTGCCGGTGAAGGCGACATCCGTATTCAAGTTAAGGGATGGAAAATCAGCGGCGCCGAGTTGATCGGCGAAGCCGAACTACAGGCGTTTCTGAAAGACCACATCGGCAAGGACTTAAGCTTGGCCGAACTGCGCAAGATCACTCGCGATATAGCAGAGTATTACCAGCAACGTGGCTTTTTTGCCCGCGCGGTATTGCCCGCTCAGCAAATTCGCGACGGCATCGTCGAAATCCTGATCCGCGAAGCGAAATTAGGCAAAGTCGAGGTCGACGATCCGGCCGCCGTCTACCGAAACGATATTCCCCGACAAACCATGTTGGCGGCTCAGCCCGCAGGGGAGGCTTTGCGATTGGCCGATATGCAACGCGGCATCCTGCTGTTGAACGATCTGACCGGCGGCACGGTTTCTTCCACTCTGAAGGCCGGCGCTAGAGCCGGCGAATCCGACCTGCTGCTGAAAATCGATCCCAGCAACTTAATCAGCGGCTCCTTGGATTACAGCAATACCGGCGTGCGCTCAGTTGGCATGAACCAATTCGGCGGATCGCTAAACCTGAATAATCCGTTGCGCCTCGGCGATCTGGCCTCGTTACGGGTTCAAGGCGGCAGCGGTAACGTTTACGGCAGAATTGCCTATTCGTTGCCGGTAGGCTACTCCGGGCTGCGGATTGGTCTCGCCGCGTCCGCGCTGGACTACACCCTGGGTGAACCCTTTCAGTCGTTGGACGCTCAAGGTTCGGCCTGGACCGGCGGTACCTTCGCCACCTATCCCTTGCTTCGCGGGGTGAGCACGAATCTTTACGTGGCCAGCGGTTTCGACGATCGCCACTATTACAACACCAGCCTCGGGAGCGTGGTCAGCGATAAAGAGGTACAAAGCGGCTACATAGGTCTGAGCGGCGATCATCAGGACGACTTGCTGGGCGGCGCGGTCACGCTATTCGGCGCAACAATGGTGGCGGGCAACCTGGATTTGTCGGGAAGCTTGGCCGACCAGACTCAAAACCGGGCCACGGCCCGCGCCGGCGGCGCCTATCAAAAGTTCTCGCTTAACGCCTCCCGTCTACAAAGCCTGACCGACAAATTGCGCTTCTATGCCGGCGTCAGTGGACAACTGGCCACCAAAAATCTGGATTCTTCCGAAAAATTCAGTCTGGGCGGGCCTTTCGGCATCAGAGCTTATCCAGTCAACGAAGCCCTGGGCGACGAAGGCTATCTGATGAATTTCGAACTACGCTACGAGGTTTATGAGCATGTCGAGTTGGTCGGCTTCATCGATCACGGCGGCATCACGCTGCACAACGACCTCTGGCCGAATGCCACCGAAGGCGGGCCTAACCATTACACGCTCAGCGGCGGCGGCTTTGGAATCAACTGGGTGGTACCCGGTAATTTCGTCATCCGCGGCAGCGTTGCCCAACGCATAGGCGCCAACCCAGCCCGTTCGGCAGACGGCAACGATTCGGACGGCACTTACAAAACGCCTCATTTTTGGGTCAGCCTGAGCAAAGCGTTTTAA
- a CDS encoding SapC family protein has translation MDNQLLFYKRIVSLNPAAHGRLHIAPSEDVGYARVSNSVPLIGPEFSEAGKEYPIAFAKAGDGHFVPVVVLGLNDGENLFVNAAGRWTGHYIPAFVRRYPFVPAEQAEDKQLVVCFDDTCPRFNETAGEPLLVDGAPSAYLQQIIAFLREFHAESQRTAQFAATLHELDLLTERRADAVSPSGERYSLSGLWIVDEARFQKIGGDALDSLFQAGWLGLIYLHLASLSNFARLLERKAAVSTE, from the coding sequence GTGGATAACCAATTGCTGTTTTATAAACGCATCGTCAGTTTGAACCCAGCCGCTCACGGCCGGTTGCATATTGCGCCATCCGAAGACGTCGGTTACGCGCGCGTTAGTAACTCGGTGCCGCTGATTGGTCCCGAATTCAGCGAAGCCGGCAAGGAATACCCGATCGCCTTCGCCAAAGCCGGCGACGGCCACTTCGTTCCGGTGGTAGTGCTGGGCTTGAACGACGGCGAAAACCTGTTCGTCAACGCTGCTGGCCGTTGGACCGGACATTACATACCAGCCTTCGTCCGCCGATACCCGTTCGTACCTGCCGAACAGGCCGAAGACAAGCAATTGGTCGTCTGTTTTGACGACACTTGCCCGCGTTTTAACGAAACGGCCGGCGAGCCTTTGCTGGTGGACGGCGCACCGTCAGCTTACCTGCAACAAATCATCGCCTTTTTGCGGGAGTTCCACGCCGAATCGCAGCGGACTGCGCAATTTGCCGCTACCTTGCACGAATTGGACCTCTTAACCGAACGCCGGGCCGATGCAGTATCACCGAGCGGCGAGCGTTACTCCTTATCCGGCCTTTGGATCGTGGACGAGGCGCGCTTCCAAAAAATCGGCGGCGATGCGTTGGACAGCCTGTTCCAAGCCGGCTGGTTAGGATTGATCTATCTGCACTTGGCGTCGTTGAGCAATTTTGCCCGCCTATTGGAGCGTAAAGCCGCCGTAAGCACCGAATAA
- a CDS encoding efflux RND transporter periplasmic adaptor subunit, with amino-acid sequence MAKNPRMTLADQQTPSSPVAADFAGQTHRQALRHVVKLGVVGIALQLTLAGCGDAGAPAGATAAPPPPNVKIAQPLNRETTELDEYTGRIEAINSVDIRARVGGYLDTVNFTAGAKVKKGDLLFQIDPKPLKAQLNYAQAELERAKTKRELAKNDLTRAENLFKAKAISAEEYDMRTKGLREAAAAVESAEANVYTAKLNLEYTEIRAPISGRVGREMITAGNLVKADDTVLTNIVSTDPIYVYVDADEQSVLRYRRHAQQHGQGAADLKGTPVQLAVADETDFPHQGKLDYIAPREDAATGTLSLRGVFANPDELLSPGFFARLRVQASASYPALLLPDRAVATDQAQQFVWVINQDNQAEYRQITPGSRIGELRVIRSGLQAGDWVVVEGVQKLKPGAKVNPERIDLAAPGAQ; translated from the coding sequence ATGGCAAAAAACCCGCGCATGACGCTTGCAGACCAACAGACCCCTTCATCGCCGGTAGCGGCTGATTTTGCAGGGCAAACCCATCGCCAAGCACTGCGACATGTGGTAAAGCTCGGCGTGGTCGGCATCGCCCTGCAACTGACTTTGGCTGGCTGTGGCGATGCCGGAGCCCCTGCCGGCGCAACAGCCGCGCCACCGCCGCCCAACGTAAAAATCGCGCAGCCCTTAAACCGCGAAACGACGGAATTGGACGAATACACCGGCCGGATCGAAGCCATCAACTCGGTGGACATCCGCGCCCGGGTTGGCGGTTATTTGGACACCGTTAATTTCACTGCCGGCGCCAAGGTCAAAAAAGGCGACTTGCTGTTTCAAATAGACCCTAAACCGCTAAAAGCCCAGCTTAATTACGCACAAGCCGAACTGGAGCGCGCTAAAACCAAACGCGAGCTGGCGAAAAACGATTTGACCCGCGCCGAAAACCTGTTCAAAGCCAAAGCCATTTCCGCGGAAGAATACGACATGCGCACCAAAGGCTTGCGCGAAGCAGCGGCGGCGGTCGAATCGGCGGAAGCCAACGTCTACACCGCAAAATTAAACCTGGAATACACCGAAATCCGCGCGCCCATCAGCGGGCGGGTCGGCCGCGAGATGATCACCGCCGGCAATTTGGTCAAAGCCGACGACACCGTGCTGACCAATATTGTGTCCACTGATCCGATTTACGTGTATGTAGATGCCGACGAACAATCGGTGTTACGTTATCGGCGGCATGCCCAGCAACACGGCCAAGGCGCCGCCGATTTGAAAGGTACGCCGGTGCAACTGGCGGTGGCCGACGAAACCGATTTTCCGCATCAAGGCAAACTGGATTACATCGCCCCGCGCGAGGATGCCGCCACCGGCACCCTGAGCTTGCGCGGCGTGTTCGCCAATCCGGACGAATTGCTCAGCCCAGGCTTTTTTGCGCGCTTACGGGTGCAGGCCTCGGCATCCTACCCTGCCCTGTTACTGCCCGACCGCGCCGTCGCCACCGATCAGGCGCAGCAGTTTGTCTGGGTCATCAATCAAGACAACCAAGCCGAATATCGGCAAATTACCCCCGGCTCACGCATCGGCGAGTTGCGGGTGATCCGCAGCGGCTTGCAAGCTGGTGATTGGGTGGTAGTAGAAGGCGTGCAAAAGCTCAAACCCGGCGCCAAAGTCAATCCGGAACGCATCGATTTGGCCGCGCCGGGAGCGCAATAA
- a CDS encoding TetR/AcrR family transcriptional regulator, with protein sequence MVKCGRPCKGDEQQSRDRLLDAALQLFLENGYGNLSMETIARDARVSLRTIYSQFGGKAGLFGALIRRCSDQFIGSLSDDCALEEALTNFARQFLYRITRPDVLRMRAILIGESPRFPDLATQFYEQGPRRTLGLLAQFFIRQQQAGLMIDLDPYFLADQFISAVRGERLQRLQLGLEPTPDEAEIDVWVRQSVSLFLHGCLVTR encoded by the coding sequence ATGGTTAAATGTGGACGTCCCTGTAAGGGCGATGAACAGCAAAGTCGGGATCGATTACTCGATGCAGCCTTACAGCTTTTTCTTGAAAATGGTTACGGAAACCTGAGTATGGAAACCATCGCCCGCGATGCGCGGGTATCGCTGCGGACGATCTATAGCCAATTCGGCGGCAAAGCCGGCTTGTTCGGCGCGTTGATCCGGCGTTGCAGTGATCAATTTATCGGTAGCCTGTCCGACGATTGCGCATTGGAAGAGGCGTTGACCAATTTTGCCCGGCAGTTTTTGTATCGGATTACCCGTCCGGATGTATTGCGGATGCGGGCGATATTGATCGGCGAATCACCTCGTTTCCCTGATCTGGCGACACAATTTTACGAGCAAGGACCGCGCCGGACGCTGGGATTGTTAGCGCAGTTTTTTATCCGCCAGCAACAGGCCGGCTTAATGATAGATTTGGACCCGTATTTCCTTGCCGACCAATTCATCAGTGCGGTGCGTGGCGAACGCTTACAGCGCTTACAACTGGGTTTGGAGCCGACGCCCGACGAAGCGGAGATAGACGTTTGGGTGCGTCAGTCTGTCAGCTTGTTTTTGCACGGGTGTCTGGTAACCCGTTAA